The proteins below are encoded in one region of Bacteroidales bacterium:
- a CDS encoding subtype B tannase, which translates to MNRMLISLSLIVVCATRACIAQGQASDPLAFPRDNFVVETKMVRTSGGEKKVVYHAFRHIPYVANPVDKDYQSLNVSVPVEIDGKAIDAANAPIFFDIGVGGYMSVKNAGDGPGRAMRNSADISSRPDLALAAGYVIVSPGCRGRDNMAADGTYYGKAPAAIVDLKAAVRYIRHNKGVLPGNTDRIVSAGCSAGGALSALLGASGNNPLFETYLKEIGAADEPDHIFASACYSPITDLEHADGAYEWMFGTLPTRSGLVDQRLSEELKASFAEYQQSLNSKGRNNFGILSADNYDQYLLRFYLVPSANSYLKGLSDDARKTYLANNTWIKWNDQGAAFTFADYVSHVGRMKGLPAFDDFSMKQPEPELFGNATTAARHFTSFSLRQSTGDRNAEIDSELKTIVNMMNAMYFIRQNNRDCARMWWLRNGTSDNHTSQTVMINLATSLENMGKVVNALLFWDGGHCADDDPEGLITWIGAVTGFTK; encoded by the coding sequence ATGAATAGAATGTTGATTTCATTGTCACTCATAGTCGTGTGCGCCACCCGGGCTTGTATTGCACAAGGCCAGGCCAGCGATCCACTGGCTTTTCCCCGGGATAATTTTGTGGTGGAAACCAAAATGGTGAGGACATCCGGTGGCGAAAAGAAAGTGGTTTACCATGCATTCAGGCATATCCCCTATGTGGCCAATCCGGTCGACAAAGATTATCAGAGCCTTAATGTCAGTGTTCCCGTTGAGATTGACGGTAAGGCCATTGATGCCGCAAATGCACCGATTTTCTTTGACATTGGTGTAGGAGGTTATATGTCAGTTAAAAACGCCGGAGATGGCCCTGGCCGGGCTATGCGAAATTCCGCTGATATCAGCAGCAGACCCGACCTGGCCCTGGCTGCAGGGTATGTAATAGTATCTCCCGGATGCCGCGGGCGGGATAACATGGCTGCGGACGGCACCTATTATGGTAAGGCACCTGCTGCAATAGTCGACCTGAAAGCAGCGGTACGGTACATCCGCCACAACAAAGGCGTGTTACCCGGCAACACTGACAGGATTGTTTCGGCAGGTTGCAGTGCAGGCGGGGCATTATCTGCACTTCTGGGCGCTTCAGGCAACAACCCTTTGTTTGAAACATATCTGAAAGAAATTGGCGCTGCCGATGAACCTGATCATATTTTTGCGAGTGCCTGCTACAGTCCTATTACCGACCTGGAACACGCCGACGGTGCTTATGAGTGGATGTTCGGGACCTTACCGACTCGATCCGGGCTGGTTGACCAGAGGCTTTCCGAAGAGTTGAAAGCATCCTTTGCGGAGTATCAGCAATCTCTGAATAGTAAGGGTAGAAATAACTTTGGAATCCTCTCCGCAGACAACTATGACCAGTATCTGCTCCGGTTTTACCTGGTACCCTCCGCGAACAGCTATTTAAAAGGATTGTCGGATGATGCCCGCAAAACATACCTGGCCAATAATACTTGGATAAAATGGAACGATCAGGGGGCTGCATTTACATTTGCCGACTATGTAAGTCATGTAGGCAGGATGAAAGGCCTTCCGGCCTTTGACGATTTCAGCATGAAGCAACCCGAGCCCGAATTGTTCGGCAATGCCACCACTGCCGCCAGGCACTTTACCAGTTTTAGCCTCAGGCAATCAACCGGGGACAGGAATGCTGAGATTGACAGCGAACTGAAAACCATTGTGAACATGATGAATGCCATGTACTTTATCAGGCAAAACAACAGGGATTGCGCCCGAATGTGGTGGCTCAGGAACGGAACAAGTGACAACCATACCTCACAGACTGTTATGATAAACCTTGCCACAAGTCTTGAAAACATGGGCAAGGTTGTGAATGCCCTGCTATTCTGGGATGGGGGCCATTGCGCTGATGATGATCCCGAAGGATTGATCACATGGATCGGTGCAGTTACAGGCTTTACCAAATAA
- a CDS encoding LytTR family DNA-binding domain-containing protein, whose translation MKAVIVEDEMLAARNLMTILDELGTLQVVATLESIHETVEWFNTNPQPDLLFLDIHLADGSAFEIFDRTTVQCPVIFTTAYDEYALKAFKVNSIDYLLKPIDILAVQQALNKLQGLSGSNKYQADIRNIIASFKKASTFKTHFLVPVKGDKLIPVNTSDLACFYIEAGLVKAKTHEDKTFTFEHTLDELCGMLNPDDFFRANRQYVIARNAVKDIDFWFNSRLSVNLKVTVPEKILISKARVPDFKKWFAGEL comes from the coding sequence ATGAAGGCAGTAATCGTTGAGGATGAAATGCTGGCTGCGCGCAATTTGATGACAATCCTGGATGAACTGGGAACGTTACAGGTTGTTGCCACACTTGAAAGTATCCATGAAACCGTTGAATGGTTCAACACCAATCCCCAGCCTGATCTGCTGTTCCTTGATATTCACCTTGCCGACGGATCGGCCTTTGAGATTTTTGACCGGACCACTGTGCAATGCCCTGTAATTTTTACAACAGCATACGATGAATATGCCCTCAAGGCTTTTAAGGTGAACAGCATTGATTATTTGTTAAAACCCATCGACATCCTTGCCGTACAGCAGGCTTTAAATAAACTGCAGGGTCTTTCGGGTTCGAATAAATACCAGGCCGACATCCGGAACATCATCGCTTCTTTCAAAAAGGCTTCGACATTTAAAACTCATTTTTTGGTTCCGGTAAAAGGAGACAAACTTATCCCTGTTAATACATCAGATCTGGCCTGCTTTTATATTGAAGCGGGTTTGGTAAAGGCAAAGACCCATGAAGACAAAACATTCACATTTGAACATACACTCGATGAACTGTGCGGTATGCTGAATCCCGATGATTTTTTCAGGGCCAACAGGCAATATGTTATTGCACGGAATGCCGTGAAAGATATTGATTTCTGGTTTAACAGCAGGCTTTCAGTAAACCTGAAGGTAACCGTACCGGAAAAAATACTGATCAGCAAAGCCCGTGTCCCTGATTTTAAAAAATGGTTTGCAGGGGAATTATAA
- a CDS encoding histidine kinase, translated as MRKYKLQQYAAIVAGISLGISILVHFNTILDIAAPDGSTTSWHRGNVTTTEVIGEVFVTFLVTFCLFVLNYFVIKPINSHRRLNIWTILLSIVATAVAVTILSDVFFALKHLIFSTTHTSRFNLLYTFRDLFIAIVVLSCVFIIRIINERQAIRFENEKLIRENLQSQYESLKNQVSPHFLFNSLTALKTLISDDPKKALLYLNDLSQVLRYTLKSNENQTVSLYDEMEAAKSYIFLIKTRFNTNLSIVFNTRESLNQYRLPPLAIQTLIENAVKHNEISKRHTLEITINTSDNETLVVTNTIHEKLSMEPGTGIGLSNLSRQYKLLCGADIRISKSNNLFRVEVPLLKPTTDEGSNR; from the coding sequence ATGAGAAAATATAAGCTACAGCAATACGCTGCGATCGTTGCGGGTATTTCTCTCGGGATAAGCATCCTGGTACATTTCAATACCATCCTTGATATAGCCGCACCCGACGGTTCAACAACTTCGTGGCATCGCGGCAATGTAACTACAACAGAGGTAATCGGGGAGGTATTTGTCACTTTCCTGGTTACATTTTGCTTATTCGTACTTAATTATTTCGTAATTAAGCCCATTAACAGTCACAGGCGACTTAACATATGGACCATCCTGCTGTCCATAGTGGCGACCGCTGTTGCGGTTACCATTCTGAGCGATGTTTTCTTTGCATTAAAGCATTTGATCTTCTCTACTACCCATACATCCCGGTTCAACCTGTTATATACTTTTCGCGATCTGTTCATTGCCATTGTAGTGCTTAGCTGCGTGTTTATCATCAGGATCATCAATGAAAGACAGGCCATCCGGTTTGAAAATGAAAAACTGATCCGTGAGAACCTGCAAAGTCAGTATGAATCGCTTAAAAACCAGGTTAGTCCGCATTTTCTGTTTAATTCCCTTACCGCCCTTAAAACCCTGATCAGTGATGATCCCAAAAAAGCCCTGTTATACCTGAACGACCTTTCACAAGTGTTGAGGTATACATTGAAAAGCAATGAAAATCAAACGGTGTCCCTTTATGATGAAATGGAGGCCGCAAAATCCTATATTTTTCTGATCAAAACGCGTTTTAATACCAATCTAAGTATAGTGTTTAATACCCGCGAAAGTTTAAACCAATACAGGCTGCCTCCCCTTGCCATTCAGACTTTGATTGAAAACGCAGTGAAGCATAATGAGATCAGCAAACGTCATACGCTTGAAATAACCATCAACACTTCAGACAATGAGACTTTAGTTGTCACCAACACCATTCATGAAAAGTTATCCATGGAACCGGGCACAGGAATAGGCCTTTCCAATTTGTCCAGGCAATACAAATTACTGTGTGGTGCTGATATCAGGATATCTAAATCAAATAACCTGTTCCGTGTTGAAGTTCCCTTACTTAAACCAACCACAGATGAAGGCAGTAATCGTTGA
- a CDS encoding alpha/beta hydrolase, whose translation MQKVLLSLLLLNAFARCHPGDTGHVINNKTLVKFWDLKTGSHIAYVHLPADDSANATPLIFLHGGPGACQVNSFGKEAPVEWYEKLTRNNFDVYIYDQSGSGLSGRLSDPTQYTVDRHVSDLEEIRIIIGNKSCILIGDSWGATLATHYMAKYPQHVLKAIFTSPGSIDLRDWNDEYSNVPRFLSGWYDWIGNQYGQERLNRYYKLDELMQTDVHKAYIFAGDKEMDQLADDFISAEILKTCVYHKSFTKSSEFKMKGMGWWASAMTIFDLMNIEPVKYILKQNTTPVLILRGDADYLSPGIANQYTTIFSNSRLVRVPRAGHFIWLDQPRTYRQEIENFLTE comes from the coding sequence ATGCAAAAAGTTCTTTTGTCTTTATTGTTATTAAATGCATTTGCCCGGTGCCACCCGGGAGACACCGGTCACGTCATAAATAACAAAACCCTGGTTAAGTTTTGGGATTTAAAGACTGGTTCCCATATCGCTTATGTTCATTTACCGGCAGATGATTCGGCTAATGCCACACCTTTAATTTTTCTACATGGAGGACCTGGTGCGTGCCAGGTAAATTCCTTCGGCAAAGAAGCTCCTGTTGAATGGTACGAAAAGTTGACCAGGAATAATTTCGACGTTTATATTTACGACCAGTCAGGAAGCGGGCTCTCCGGTAGACTTAGTGACCCGACCCAGTATACAGTAGATCGACATGTATCGGATCTGGAAGAAATCAGGATTATCATTGGCAACAAATCCTGTATATTAATCGGCGATTCGTGGGGGGCAACTTTAGCCACTCATTACATGGCAAAATACCCTCAGCATGTTTTAAAAGCAATATTTACTTCACCGGGATCCATCGATTTGAGAGATTGGAACGATGAATACTCAAATGTACCCCGGTTTCTATCCGGATGGTATGATTGGATTGGAAACCAATATGGCCAGGAACGACTCAACCGCTATTACAAACTTGATGAACTGATGCAGACAGATGTTCATAAAGCGTATATATTTGCGGGTGACAAGGAAATGGATCAATTAGCTGATGACTTTATTTCTGCAGAAATTTTAAAAACCTGCGTGTATCATAAATCCTTTACAAAAAGCTCTGAGTTTAAAATGAAAGGAATGGGATGGTGGGCATCTGCCATGACAATTTTCGATCTCATGAACATAGAACCGGTAAAATATATTCTCAAACAGAATACCACCCCAGTTTTAATTCTTCGGGGAGATGCCGACTATCTTTCACCCGGTATTGCCAACCAATACACTACAATTTTTTCTAATTCAAGATTAGTAAGGGTTCCGCGAGCAGGTCATTTTATATGGCTCGACCAACCCAGGACATATCGACAGGAAATTGAAAACTTCCTGACTGAATAG
- a CDS encoding helix-turn-helix transcriptional regulator gives MTNLLMLVLIIIGITGVLNGFFLFFYLYFGYSKKNPANKYLAFLVLFLTVRMAKSILTSIVPVHFIVIHIGLAAFVCVGPELLFYIRKSVNPKLMFSGIEYLHYIPGLLVLCCVFLPYPPNDPKWDIRYNLIMFQILGYLIYTAWYFHRKGEHSLIMPYKTGWYRFIIGSVALIWLSYGITWWIGILPYLSGTFLFGLFIYILIYLWLNKKQINESFERYKNSILSKTDSLALYQKLTVVMKSSKPFLNNEISLSKLASQLETKPHLLSQVINENFNTNFFDFINSCRIEEVKERLTSPEFAKLTIAAIAYDCGFNSISSFNSAFKKKEKINPREYRDKHTL, from the coding sequence ATGACTAATTTATTAATGCTTGTTTTAATAATAATTGGTATTACCGGAGTCCTCAATGGATTTTTCTTGTTTTTTTATCTGTATTTTGGATATTCAAAAAAGAATCCTGCGAATAAGTACCTGGCCTTCCTTGTTTTGTTTCTTACAGTAAGAATGGCTAAATCTATCCTTACAAGTATAGTTCCTGTGCATTTTATTGTTATTCACATAGGATTGGCAGCTTTTGTATGTGTAGGTCCGGAGCTGCTATTTTATATCCGTAAAAGTGTGAATCCCAAACTCATGTTCTCCGGTATTGAATATTTACATTATATACCAGGACTACTTGTGCTATGTTGTGTATTCTTGCCCTATCCGCCAAATGATCCAAAGTGGGACATACGGTATAATTTGATTATGTTTCAGATTTTAGGCTATCTTATTTATACAGCGTGGTATTTCCATAGGAAAGGAGAGCACTCGCTAATTATGCCCTACAAAACAGGATGGTACCGATTCATTATCGGATCGGTTGCCCTGATTTGGTTATCCTATGGCATTACATGGTGGATAGGAATTCTTCCGTATTTGTCCGGAACATTTCTTTTCGGTTTATTTATATATATATTAATCTATTTGTGGCTCAATAAAAAGCAGATCAATGAATCATTCGAAAGATACAAGAATTCAATACTCTCAAAGACCGATTCATTAGCTTTATACCAGAAACTCACAGTTGTAATGAAGAGTTCAAAACCTTTTCTGAATAACGAAATTTCTCTTTCGAAGCTTGCTTCTCAACTGGAGACTAAACCTCATCTTCTTTCCCAGGTAATCAATGAAAACTTTAACACGAATTTTTTCGATTTTATTAATTCATGCAGGATAGAGGAGGTAAAGGAACGTCTCACTTCACCAGAGTTCGCAAAACTAACAATTGCAGCCATCGCATACGACTGTGGATTTAACTCTATTTCATCCTTCAATTCAGCTTTTAAAAAGAAGGAGAAAATAAATCCGAGAGAGTATCGGGATAAGCATACCCTTTAA
- a CDS encoding RNA-binding protein — protein sequence MNIYVANLSYAVSDADLKELFEEYGTVSSAKVITDKLTGRSRGFGFVEMADNAQGQKAIDELNQCEYDGKVISVNVARPKTDRPAGSGGFNRGPRNDYNSRNNDRNSDRNYDSRKKRY from the coding sequence ATGAACATTTATGTTGCAAACTTAAGTTACGCCGTCAGCGACGCCGACTTAAAAGAATTGTTTGAAGAGTACGGAACGGTATCTTCGGCAAAAGTAATAACTGATAAGCTGACCGGTCGGTCAAGAGGATTTGGCTTTGTGGAAATGGCCGACAACGCCCAGGGTCAGAAGGCTATTGATGAATTAAACCAGTGTGAATACGACGGAAAGGTTATCAGCGTAAATGTAGCACGGCCAAAAACTGACCGTCCTGCAGGAAGCGGAGGATTTAACCGCGGACCACGCAACGATTATAATTCAAGAAATAACGACAGGAATTCCGACAGGAATTATGATTCAAGGAAGAAAAGATATTAA
- a CDS encoding cold shock domain-containing protein — MGRSNETFNKKEVQAKKDKKRKEKEAKRLERKQQSRDGNNLDDMIAYVDEYGKISSTPPDLSQKKVIKAEDIEIGVPRSMTSGPDESVRKGVVTFFNESKGFGFIKDSASGQDVFVHIKALLEPIKERNKVTFEVVRGPKGPNAVNVKVEK; from the coding sequence ATGGGCAGAAGCAACGAGACCTTTAACAAAAAAGAAGTTCAGGCTAAAAAAGACAAGAAGAGAAAAGAAAAGGAAGCAAAAAGACTCGAAAGGAAACAGCAAAGCAGGGACGGAAACAATCTTGATGATATGATTGCCTATGTGGATGAATACGGTAAAATCTCATCTACTCCCCCCGATCTTTCACAGAAAAAAGTAATAAAAGCCGAAGATATTGAGATTGGAGTGCCCCGTAGTATGACATCAGGCCCTGATGAAAGTGTCCGCAAAGGAGTGGTTACTTTCTTTAATGAATCGAAAGGTTTTGGTTTTATCAAGGACTCGGCATCGGGTCAGGATGTTTTTGTTCATATCAAGGCCCTTCTGGAGCCGATAAAGGAAAGGAACAAGGTTACCTTCGAAGTTGTAAGAGGGCCTAAAGGTCCCAATGCCGTTAATGTTAAAGTAGAGAAATAA